In a single window of the Delftia tsuruhatensis genome:
- a CDS encoding NAD(P)(+) transhydrogenase (Re/Si-specific) subunit beta translates to MSMNLVTLLYLVASVCFIQALKGLSHPTTSIRGNLFGMAGMVIAVLTTAALIVQLAGGQALGLGWVLLGLLLGGTAGAVMAQRVEMTKMPELVAFMHSMIGLAAVFIAVAAVAEPWAFAITAKGGPIPGGNRVELALGAFIGAVTFTGSVIAFGKLSGKYRFRLFQGAPVQFKGQHALNAVLGLAAAFFVFGFWHSQSWMDIVLVIALGLLLGVLLIIPIGGADMPVVVSMLNSYSGWAAAGIGFSLNNSMLIIAGSLVGSSGAILSYIMCKAMNRSFFSVILGGFGGEATSAAAGSQQQRNVKSGSADDAAFVLGNAETVVIVPGYGLAVARAQHAVKELADKLTERGVTVKYAIHPVAGRMPGHMNVLLAEAEVPYDQVFEMEDINSEFGQADVAIILGANDVVNPAAHTKGSPIYGMPILEAYKAKTVIVNKRSMAAGYAGLDNELFYMDKTMMVFGDAKKVVEDMGKALE, encoded by the coding sequence ATGAGCATGAACCTCGTCACGCTGCTCTACCTGGTGGCCAGCGTCTGCTTCATCCAGGCGCTCAAGGGTCTGTCGCATCCCACCACCTCGATACGCGGCAACCTGTTCGGCATGGCCGGCATGGTGATCGCCGTGCTGACCACGGCGGCGCTCATCGTGCAACTGGCCGGCGGCCAGGCGCTGGGCCTGGGCTGGGTGCTGCTGGGCCTGCTGCTCGGCGGCACGGCCGGTGCCGTCATGGCCCAGCGCGTGGAGATGACCAAGATGCCCGAGCTGGTCGCCTTCATGCACAGCATGATCGGCCTGGCGGCGGTGTTCATCGCCGTCGCCGCCGTGGCCGAGCCCTGGGCCTTCGCCATCACGGCCAAGGGCGGCCCCATCCCGGGCGGCAACCGGGTCGAGCTGGCGCTGGGCGCCTTCATCGGCGCGGTGACCTTCACGGGCTCGGTGATTGCCTTCGGCAAGCTCAGCGGCAAGTACAGGTTCCGCCTGTTCCAGGGGGCGCCCGTGCAGTTCAAGGGGCAGCATGCGCTGAACGCCGTGCTGGGCCTGGCGGCGGCCTTCTTCGTCTTCGGCTTCTGGCACAGCCAAAGCTGGATGGATATCGTGCTGGTCATCGCCCTGGGACTGCTGCTGGGCGTGCTGCTGATCATTCCGATCGGCGGCGCGGACATGCCGGTGGTCGTGTCCATGCTCAACAGCTACTCGGGCTGGGCGGCGGCGGGCATCGGCTTCTCGCTGAACAACAGCATGCTGATCATCGCGGGTTCGCTGGTGGGCAGCTCGGGCGCCATCCTGAGCTACATCATGTGCAAGGCCATGAACCGCTCGTTCTTCAGCGTGATCCTGGGTGGCTTCGGCGGCGAGGCCACCAGCGCGGCGGCGGGTTCACAGCAGCAGCGCAACGTGAAAAGCGGCAGCGCCGACGATGCGGCCTTCGTGCTGGGCAATGCAGAAACCGTGGTCATCGTGCCCGGCTACGGCCTGGCCGTGGCGCGTGCCCAGCACGCGGTCAAGGAGCTGGCCGACAAGCTCACCGAGCGCGGCGTGACGGTGAAGTACGCCATCCACCCGGTGGCGGGCCGCATGCCGGGCCACATGAACGTGCTGCTGGCCGAGGCCGAGGTCCCCTACGACCAGGTCTTCGAGATGGAGGACATCAACAGCGAGTTCGGCCAGGCCGACGTGGCCATCATCCTGGGCGCCAACGACGTGGTGAACCCTGCGGCCCACACCAAGGGCAGCCCCATCTACGGCATGCCCATCCTGGAGGCCTACAAGGCCAAGACGGTGATCGTGAACAAGCGCTCCATGGCCGCCGGCTATGCGGGCCTGGACAACGAGCTGTTCTACATGGACAAGACCATGATGGTCTTCGGTGACGCCAAGAAGGTGGTGGAGGACATGGGCAAGGCGCTGGAGTGA
- a CDS encoding Re/Si-specific NAD(P)(+) transhydrogenase subunit alpha, which translates to MLIGVPAETMAGETRVAATPETVKKLRAQGHVVRVQAGAGVAASVPDALYEAAGAEIVDVAGALGADLVLKVRIPSEDELPGIRKGATLVGMLDPFQPAGLQRLADAGITAYALEAAPRTTRAQSMDVLSSQANIAGYKAVMIAANQYQRFFPMLMTAAGTVKAARVVILGVGVAGLQAIATAKRLGAVIEASDVRPSVREQVESLGAKFIDVPYETAEEKEAAEGVGGYARPMPQSWLDRQKTEVAKRVAQADVVITTALIPGRPAPVLVTAEMVQAMKPGAVIVDLAAERGGNCPLTQAGMTVVTHGVTIVGLTNLAALVAADASALYARNVLDFLKLIINKDGALHVDMEDDIVAACLMAHEGQLRRK; encoded by the coding sequence ATGTTGATTGGCGTGCCTGCCGAGACCATGGCAGGAGAAACCCGGGTGGCTGCGACCCCCGAGACCGTCAAGAAGCTGCGCGCGCAAGGCCATGTGGTGCGCGTGCAGGCGGGGGCGGGAGTGGCGGCCAGCGTGCCCGATGCCTTGTACGAGGCAGCGGGTGCGGAGATCGTCGATGTGGCTGGTGCCCTGGGCGCCGACCTGGTGCTCAAGGTCCGCATCCCTTCGGAGGACGAGTTGCCGGGCATCCGCAAGGGCGCGACGCTGGTCGGCATGCTGGACCCGTTCCAGCCCGCAGGCCTGCAGCGCCTGGCCGATGCGGGCATCACGGCCTATGCGCTGGAGGCCGCGCCGCGCACCACCCGTGCCCAGAGCATGGACGTGCTGTCCAGCCAGGCCAATATCGCGGGCTACAAGGCGGTGATGATCGCGGCCAACCAGTACCAGCGCTTCTTTCCCATGCTGATGACGGCGGCCGGTACGGTCAAGGCCGCGCGCGTGGTGATCCTGGGCGTGGGCGTGGCGGGCCTGCAGGCGATCGCCACGGCCAAGCGCCTGGGCGCGGTGATCGAGGCCAGCGACGTGCGGCCCAGCGTGCGCGAGCAGGTCGAGTCGCTGGGCGCGAAGTTCATCGATGTGCCTTATGAGACGGCCGAGGAAAAGGAGGCCGCCGAAGGCGTGGGCGGCTATGCGCGCCCCATGCCGCAGAGCTGGCTGGACCGGCAAAAGACCGAGGTCGCCAAGCGCGTGGCCCAGGCCGACGTGGTCATCACCACGGCGCTGATCCCGGGGCGCCCGGCGCCCGTGCTGGTCACGGCCGAGATGGTGCAGGCCATGAAGCCCGGCGCGGTCATCGTCGATCTTGCGGCCGAGCGTGGCGGCAACTGCCCGCTGACCCAGGCCGGCATGACCGTGGTCACGCATGGCGTGACCATCGTCGGCCTGACCAACCTGGCGGCGCTGGTGGCGGCCGATGCCTCGGCCCTGTATGCGCGCAACGTGCTCGACTTTCTCAAGCTCATCATCAACAAGGATGGCGCCCTGCATGTGGACATGGAGGACGACATCGTGGCCGCGTGCCTGATGGCCCACGAAGGCCAGCTGCGGAGGAAATGA
- a CDS encoding AMP-binding protein: MTHALALERGLALGREAPCLVQGPRCWSYADVDRLSARVARRLLAAGLGPGRQASVLSRNDAEAFICVFGISRAGMAWVPANPRLNEDDNAYLLEHMDCALLIFHSELADMARALRARLPGLRHWICLDRALDGFESLAQWLEGVDDAPVQALYDAEAIAIIAPTGGTTGRSKGVQLTQRNVGAFMAAHLASLHYPHTERPVNLAAAPLTHAAGFAALPTIARGGQVVVLQAPEPLAVLDAIEAHRVTELFLPPTVIYRLLATPGVRGRDYASLRYFIYAAAPMAVEKLKEALQVFGPCMTQVFGQAEAPMMCSFLAPGEHVQDGLPADDELLSSCGHPTPMVQVRILGEDNRPVPHGERGEICVRGDLVTPGYYRQPEATAATIVDGWLHTGDVGFIDARGRLHICDRKKDMIISGGFNIYPQEIEQVLWSHPGVEDCAVIGVPDDDWGEAVKAVVELKPGGQATPAELIALCKSRLGSLKSPKTVDFVAQLPRSPNGKVLKRDLRERYWQGGARAI, encoded by the coding sequence ATGACCCATGCCCTTGCACTCGAACGTGGCCTGGCGCTGGGCCGCGAGGCGCCCTGCCTGGTCCAGGGGCCGCGCTGCTGGTCCTATGCCGACGTGGACCGCCTCAGCGCCCGCGTGGCCCGCAGGCTGCTGGCCGCCGGCCTGGGGCCGGGGCGCCAGGCCTCGGTGCTCAGCCGCAACGACGCCGAGGCCTTCATCTGCGTGTTCGGCATCTCGCGCGCAGGCATGGCCTGGGTGCCGGCCAACCCCCGGCTCAACGAGGACGACAACGCCTACCTGCTGGAGCACATGGACTGCGCGCTGCTGATCTTCCACAGCGAGCTGGCGGACATGGCGCGGGCGCTGCGCGCCCGGCTGCCGGGGCTGCGCCACTGGATCTGCCTGGACCGCGCGCTGGACGGCTTCGAATCGCTGGCGCAGTGGCTGGAGGGCGTGGACGATGCCCCGGTGCAGGCCCTCTATGACGCCGAGGCCATCGCCATCATCGCGCCCACGGGTGGAACCACCGGCCGCTCCAAGGGCGTGCAGCTGACGCAGCGCAACGTGGGTGCCTTCATGGCCGCCCACCTGGCCAGCCTGCACTACCCGCACACCGAGCGGCCCGTGAACCTGGCGGCCGCGCCACTGACCCATGCGGCGGGCTTCGCGGCCCTGCCCACCATCGCGCGCGGCGGCCAGGTGGTGGTGCTGCAGGCGCCCGAGCCGCTGGCCGTGCTCGACGCCATCGAGGCCCACCGCGTGACGGAGCTGTTCCTGCCCCCCACCGTCATCTACCGGCTGCTGGCCACGCCCGGCGTGCGCGGGCGCGACTACGCCAGCCTGCGCTACTTCATCTATGCGGCGGCGCCCATGGCCGTGGAAAAACTCAAGGAGGCGCTGCAGGTCTTCGGGCCCTGCATGACCCAGGTCTTCGGCCAGGCCGAGGCGCCCATGATGTGCAGCTTCCTGGCGCCGGGCGAGCATGTGCAGGACGGCCTGCCGGCCGATGACGAACTGCTGTCCAGCTGCGGCCACCCGACGCCCATGGTGCAGGTGCGCATCCTGGGCGAGGACAACCGCCCCGTGCCCCATGGCGAGCGCGGCGAGATCTGCGTGCGCGGCGACCTGGTCACGCCCGGCTACTACAGGCAGCCCGAGGCCACGGCCGCCACCATCGTCGATGGCTGGCTGCACACGGGCGACGTGGGCTTCATCGATGCGCGCGGGCGGCTGCACATCTGCGACCGCAAGAAGGACATGATCATCTCGGGCGGCTTCAACATCTATCCGCAGGAGATCGAGCAGGTGCTGTGGTCCCATCCGGGCGTGGAGGATTGCGCCGTCATCGGCGTGCCCGACGACGATTGGGGCGAGGCCGTCAAGGCCGTGGTCGAGCTCAAGCCCGGCGGCCAGGCCACGCCGGCCGAGCTGATCGCGCTGTGCAAGTCGCGGCTGGGCTCGCTCAAGTCGCCCAAGACCGTGGACTTCGTGGCGCAGCTGCCGCGCAGCCCCAACGGCAAGGTGCTCAAGCGGGACCTGCGCGAGCGCTACTGGCAGGGGGGTGCGCGCGCGATCTGA
- a CDS encoding lipid-transfer protein: MNDVVVAGVGMTPFRKPGDHAPYAQMAAQAVRAALADAGLAYGQVQEAFAGHVYGDSTCGQAALYEVGMSGIPVVNVNNNCSTGSTALYLARRAVASGMADCVLALGFEQMAPGALGSHWPDRPSPLARFDDTTTALAGDSELPMAIRYFAGAGAEHMRRYGTPLETFAKVRAKASRHAARNPLALLRREISVQEVLDSPAIAQGVMTRLMACPPTCGAAAAVLVSEAFARRHGIDARVRVLAQAMATDRASTFESGSMLELVGLGMSREAAQAVYREAGVGPQDIDVCELHDCFAQNELISYEALGFCESGGAQRFVDAGDNTYGGAVVVNPSGGLLSKGHPLGATGLAQCFELTRQLRGQAEQRQVEGARLALQHNIGIGGAAVVTLYGLHDGGARA; this comes from the coding sequence ATGAATGATGTGGTGGTGGCCGGCGTCGGCATGACGCCTTTTCGCAAGCCCGGGGACCATGCGCCCTATGCGCAGATGGCGGCCCAGGCGGTGCGCGCGGCCCTGGCCGACGCGGGCCTGGCCTATGGCCAGGTGCAGGAGGCCTTCGCGGGCCATGTCTATGGCGACTCGACCTGCGGGCAGGCCGCGCTCTACGAGGTGGGCATGAGCGGCATCCCCGTGGTCAACGTCAACAACAACTGCTCCACCGGTTCCACGGCGCTGTACCTGGCGCGCCGGGCCGTGGCCTCGGGCATGGCCGATTGCGTGCTGGCGCTGGGCTTCGAGCAGATGGCGCCCGGCGCGCTGGGCTCGCACTGGCCGGACCGGCCTTCGCCCCTGGCGCGTTTCGACGACACGACCACGGCGCTGGCGGGCGACAGCGAACTGCCCATGGCGATCCGCTACTTCGCCGGGGCCGGTGCCGAGCACATGCGTCGCTACGGCACGCCGCTGGAGACCTTTGCCAAGGTGCGCGCCAAGGCCAGCCGGCATGCCGCGCGCAACCCGCTGGCGCTGCTGCGCCGCGAAATCTCGGTGCAGGAGGTGCTGGACAGCCCGGCCATCGCCCAGGGGGTGATGACCCGCCTCATGGCCTGCCCGCCCACCTGCGGGGCCGCGGCTGCCGTGCTGGTCAGCGAGGCCTTTGCGCGACGCCACGGCATCGACGCCCGCGTGCGCGTGCTCGCCCAGGCCATGGCCACGGACCGCGCATCGACCTTCGAATCGGGCTCCATGCTGGAGCTGGTGGGCCTGGGCATGTCGCGCGAGGCGGCGCAGGCGGTCTACCGCGAGGCTGGCGTGGGGCCGCAGGACATCGATGTCTGCGAGCTGCACGACTGCTTTGCGCAGAACGAGCTGATCAGCTACGAGGCGCTGGGTTTTTGCGAGAGCGGCGGCGCGCAGCGCTTCGTGGACGCGGGCGACAACACCTATGGCGGCGCCGTGGTGGTCAATCCCTCGGGCGGGCTGCTGTCCAAGGGCCATCCGCTGGGCGCCACGGGGCTGGCGCAGTGCTTCGAGCTGACCCGGCAGCTGCGCGGCCAGGCCGAACAGCGCCAGGTCGAGGGTGCGCGGCTGGCGCTGCAGCACAACATCGGCATCGGCGGGGCGGCCGTGGTCACCCTCTACGGCCTGCACGATGGAGGTGCGCGCGCATGA
- a CDS encoding zinc ribbon domain-containing protein: MGLLEKLFGHHPRGGHHRGGSYRAAAVAAICPNCHASIAANSRFCPQCGSAVLPQACRSCNASHPAGARFCGQCGQPTT; encoded by the coding sequence ATGGGACTCTTGGAAAAACTGTTCGGACATCACCCGCGCGGCGGCCACCATCGGGGCGGCTCCTATAGGGCTGCGGCCGTGGCGGCGATCTGCCCCAACTGCCATGCATCGATTGCCGCCAACTCGCGCTTTTGCCCGCAGTGCGGCAGCGCGGTGCTGCCGCAGGCCTGCAGGAGCTGCAACGCCAGCCATCCGGCAGGCGCCCGCTTCTGCGGTCAATGCGGCCAACCCACCACCTGA
- a CDS encoding NAD(P) transhydrogenase subunit alpha has product MEAVSPTIIHLIIFVLAIYVGYHVVWTVTPALHTPLMAVTNAISAIVIVGAMLAAALTETGLGKTMGVLAVALAAVNVFGGFLVTRRMLEMFRKKERKSAPAKDGKTEARP; this is encoded by the coding sequence ATGGAAGCCGTCTCCCCCACCATCATCCACCTCATCATCTTCGTGCTGGCCATCTACGTGGGCTACCACGTGGTGTGGACCGTCACGCCCGCGCTGCACACGCCGCTGATGGCCGTGACCAATGCCATCTCGGCCATCGTCATCGTCGGCGCCATGCTGGCGGCGGCGCTCACGGAAACGGGCCTGGGCAAGACCATGGGCGTGCTGGCCGTGGCGCTGGCCGCGGTCAACGTCTTCGGCGGCTTCCTGGTCACGCGGCGCATGCTGGAGATGTTCCGCAAGAAGGAGCGCAAGAGCGCCCCTGCCAAGGACGGCAAGACGGAGGCCCGGCCATGA
- a CDS encoding MBL fold metallo-hydrolase has protein sequence MLQYHTIPVTAFQQNCSLVWCDQTLDAAVIDPGGDLEQIGWEVERLGLSLKAIWLTHAHIDHAGGTRELADAQQLPIIGPHPGDQFWIDALPQQGAMFGFPHSDPFTPTRWLHDGDTVRIGQETLQVRHCPGHTPGHVVFHAPQIDRAFVGDVLFAGSIGRTDFPQGNHQQLIDSIVQRLWPMGDQTVFIPGHGPESSFGRERKSNPYVGGT, from the coding sequence ATGCTCCAGTACCACACCATTCCCGTCACCGCCTTCCAGCAGAACTGTTCGCTGGTCTGGTGCGACCAGACCCTGGACGCCGCCGTCATCGACCCGGGCGGCGACCTGGAACAGATCGGCTGGGAAGTCGAGCGCCTGGGCCTGTCGCTCAAGGCCATCTGGCTCACCCATGCCCATATCGACCATGCGGGCGGCACGCGGGAGCTGGCCGATGCGCAGCAGTTGCCCATCATCGGCCCGCATCCGGGCGACCAGTTCTGGATCGATGCCCTGCCCCAGCAGGGTGCCATGTTCGGCTTCCCGCACTCGGACCCGTTCACGCCCACGCGCTGGCTGCACGACGGCGACACCGTCCGCATCGGCCAGGAGACGCTGCAGGTGCGCCACTGCCCCGGCCACACGCCCGGCCACGTGGTGTTCCACGCGCCGCAGATAGACCGCGCCTTCGTGGGCGACGTGCTGTTCGCGGGCAGCATCGGCCGCACGGACTTCCCCCAAGGCAACCACCAGCAGCTGATCGACAGCATCGTCCAGCGCCTGTGGCCCATGGGCGACCAGACCGTGTTCATCCCCGGCCACGGCCCCGAAAGCAGCTTCGGCCGCGAGCGCAAGAGCAACCCCTACGTGGGCGGGACCTGA
- a CDS encoding exodeoxyribonuclease III: MFKLTSLNLNGIRSASTKGVEAWIEATAPDCICVQEIKAQAADMAGRFELLAGLRGHFHYAEKKGYSGVGIYSRHEPSDVVVGFGSHEFDAEGRYVEARFDTPSRKLSIISAYFPSGSSGELRQTAKFRFLSEMHAHLMRMKAEREFILCGDINIAHQQIDLKNWRSNQKNSGFTPEEREWMTKLLHKTDSTGGLVDVYRLLQPDTTDTCYTWWSNRGQAYANNVGWRLDYHLATPATAALARTEHIYKDVKFSDHAPVTIGYDMKL; the protein is encoded by the coding sequence TTGTTCAAATTGACCAGCCTCAACCTCAACGGCATCCGCTCGGCCTCGACCAAGGGCGTCGAAGCCTGGATCGAGGCCACCGCGCCGGATTGTATTTGCGTGCAGGAAATCAAGGCCCAGGCCGCGGACATGGCCGGACGCTTCGAGTTGCTGGCCGGCCTGCGCGGGCATTTCCACTATGCCGAGAAGAAGGGCTACTCGGGCGTGGGCATCTACAGCCGCCACGAGCCCAGCGACGTGGTGGTCGGCTTCGGATCGCACGAGTTCGACGCCGAGGGCCGCTACGTGGAGGCCCGCTTCGATACCCCCTCGCGCAAGCTGTCCATCATCAGCGCCTACTTTCCCAGCGGCAGCTCGGGCGAGCTGCGGCAGACGGCCAAGTTCCGCTTCCTGTCCGAGATGCATGCGCACCTGATGCGCATGAAGGCCGAGCGCGAATTCATCCTCTGCGGAGACATCAACATCGCCCATCAGCAGATCGACCTCAAGAATTGGCGCAGCAACCAGAAAAACAGCGGTTTCACGCCTGAAGAACGCGAATGGATGACAAAGTTGTTGCACAAAACTGACTCCACGGGCGGTCTGGTGGACGTTTATCGCCTGCTGCAGCCCGACACCACGGACACCTGCTACACATGGTGGAGCAACCGGGGCCAGGCCTATGCCAACAACGTGGGCTGGCGCCTGGACTACCACCTGGCCACGCCGGCCACCGCCGCGCTGGCACGCACCGAGCACATCTACAAGGATGTGAAGTTCTCGGACCATGCGCCGGTGACCATCGGCTATGACATGAAGCTGTGA
- the pyrE gene encoding orotate phosphoribosyltransferase, with protein sequence MVVSNLQADGAGRLAQEFVQFAVDAGVLRFGEFKTKAGRMSPYFFNAGLFDDGAKMGLLAEFYAKAIVASGIEFDMIFGPAYKGIPLAATVAVELARLGHNKPFAYNRKEAKDHGEGGTLVGAPLQGRVLIVDDVMSAGTAARESIAIIRAAGATPHAVAIALDRQEMATENGQDVPHSAVQYVRNQLGMQVCTIAKLADLLLYLEIQGGDAGSAHHERVLAYRQRYGVHDEG encoded by the coding sequence ATGGTGGTGAGTAATCTGCAGGCCGACGGTGCAGGCCGTCTGGCGCAGGAGTTTGTGCAATTCGCCGTTGATGCGGGGGTGCTGCGCTTTGGCGAGTTCAAGACCAAGGCCGGGCGCATGAGCCCGTATTTCTTCAACGCCGGCCTGTTCGACGATGGCGCCAAGATGGGCCTGCTGGCCGAATTCTATGCAAAAGCCATCGTGGCCAGCGGCATCGAGTTCGACATGATCTTCGGCCCGGCCTACAAGGGGATCCCGCTGGCGGCCACGGTGGCCGTGGAGTTGGCGCGCCTGGGTCACAACAAGCCCTTTGCCTATAACCGCAAGGAAGCCAAGGACCATGGCGAAGGCGGCACCCTGGTGGGTGCGCCGCTCCAGGGCCGGGTGCTCATCGTCGATGACGTGATGAGCGCAGGGACTGCGGCGCGCGAGTCCATCGCCATCATCCGTGCGGCCGGCGCCACGCCGCATGCCGTGGCGATCGCGCTGGACCGCCAGGAAATGGCGACCGAAAATGGGCAGGACGTGCCCCACAGCGCCGTTCAGTACGTGCGCAACCAGCTGGGCATGCAGGTCTGCACCATTGCCAAGCTGGCAGACTTATTGCTTTATCTCGAGATTCAGGGGGGCGATGCGGGCAGCGCCCACCATGAGCGCGTGCTGGCCTACCGCCAGCGTTACGGAGTCCATGACGAGGGATAA
- the dctP gene encoding TRAP transporter substrate-binding protein DctP, with translation MIQRRQLLHAGAAAATTLSLPALSQGKYRPEYRLSLVVGPGTHWHYAAERFATLARERTQGRIHFKLYPGSSLVQGQQDRELTALRQGVIDVLVGTTVNWSGTVRDFALFNLPGLLPSDRAVDAVLASEALNKDFYDIIRRAGMEPLASGEYGPIQLINARRRLAVPGDVKGLKIRVVATPMQQQVMSAMHANPTTMTFADAQPALASGAIDGLTLTLEQFVAYKLQSLGQKHITYWNQSNELIHFLVANPVWKTWSAEDQQLVREAARDAARELTQRVRQTVASHEQLVAGQGVDIHKPEAREQALWNGATREVYQRWKQQINAPLVSRFEQVIAEAGRA, from the coding sequence ATGATCCAACGCCGCCAGCTGCTGCACGCCGGTGCCGCCGCAGCCACCACGCTGTCCCTACCGGCCCTGTCCCAGGGAAAGTACCGGCCCGAATACCGCCTGTCCCTGGTCGTGGGGCCGGGCACCCACTGGCATTACGCGGCCGAGCGCTTCGCCACGCTGGCGCGCGAGCGCACGCAGGGCCGCATCCACTTCAAGCTGTATCCGGGCTCCTCCCTGGTGCAGGGGCAGCAGGACCGGGAGCTGACGGCCCTGCGCCAGGGCGTCATCGACGTGCTCGTGGGCACGACGGTGAACTGGTCGGGCACGGTCCGGGACTTTGCGCTGTTCAACCTGCCGGGGCTGCTGCCCAGCGACCGCGCGGTGGATGCCGTGCTGGCGTCCGAGGCGCTGAACAAGGACTTCTACGACATCATCCGCCGCGCGGGCATGGAGCCGCTGGCCAGCGGCGAGTACGGCCCCATACAGCTGATCAACGCCAGGCGCCGGCTGGCCGTGCCGGGCGACGTCAAGGGCCTGAAGATCCGCGTCGTGGCCACGCCCATGCAGCAGCAGGTGATGAGCGCCATGCACGCCAATCCGACCACCATGACCTTTGCCGATGCGCAGCCGGCGCTGGCCTCGGGCGCCATCGACGGGCTGACGCTGACCCTGGAGCAGTTCGTGGCCTACAAGCTGCAAAGCCTGGGCCAAAAGCACATCACCTACTGGAACCAGTCCAACGAGCTGATCCATTTCCTGGTGGCCAACCCGGTCTGGAAGACCTGGAGCGCCGAGGACCAGCAGCTGGTGCGCGAGGCCGCCCGCGACGCGGCCCGCGAACTCACGCAGCGCGTGCGCCAGACCGTGGCCAGCCACGAGCAGCTCGTGGCCGGGCAGGGCGTGGACATCCACAAGCCCGAGGCACGCGAGCAGGCCCTGTGGAACGGCGCCACGCGCGAGGTCTACCAGCGCTGGAAGCAGCAGATCAATGCACCGCTGGTCAGCCGTTTCGAGCAGGTCATCGCCGAAGCCGGCAGGGCCTGA
- a CDS encoding TRAP transporter large permease: MTGALLILGFVLLMLAGVPIAVAMGLSGTAVVVATGLDMPWFGLFTVQQNFDAGIGKYPLLALPMFVLVGAAFDRSGVARRMVDFATAVLGRGPGMLPIVVIVVAMVLGGISGSGAALAAAIGSVMAGAMAQAGYPRAFSATVIGSATATDILIPPSLAFVIYSILVPGVSLPQLFAAGMVPGLLAGVALIVPAWWLSRRQGFGRAGQPLPRPPFWRSLREASWGLVTPVLILGGMRAGWFTPTEAAVVAAVYVLGIGLLVHRTIVWRDLYDIFADAAVVSAVILVILGLAGVFAYCIQTLGIVDPVVAWFAASGWSSLVTLAVVLLVLKLVGMFLDGVSVFMVFLPLLVPLIQLFGWDPVWFGVLVTMVIALGQFTPPLAVNLLVACRICQVPVEQTLPWVGWFFLSFALAIAAVLAWPALALWLPRVAGY, translated from the coding sequence ATGACCGGCGCGCTGCTGATCCTGGGCTTTGTGCTGCTCATGCTGGCCGGCGTGCCCATCGCCGTCGCCATGGGCCTGAGCGGCACGGCCGTGGTGGTGGCGACGGGGCTGGACATGCCCTGGTTCGGGCTGTTCACGGTGCAGCAGAACTTCGACGCCGGCATCGGCAAGTACCCGCTGCTGGCCCTGCCGATGTTCGTGCTGGTGGGCGCGGCCTTCGATCGCTCGGGCGTGGCGCGGCGCATGGTGGACTTCGCCACGGCCGTGCTGGGCCGGGGGCCGGGCATGCTGCCCATCGTGGTCATCGTGGTGGCCATGGTGCTGGGCGGCATCTCGGGCTCGGGGGCGGCCCTGGCGGCGGCCATCGGCAGCGTGATGGCCGGGGCCATGGCGCAGGCCGGCTACCCGCGCGCCTTCTCGGCCACGGTGATCGGCTCGGCCACGGCCACCGACATCCTGATCCCGCCCTCCCTGGCCTTCGTGATCTACAGCATCCTCGTGCCCGGGGTCTCGCTGCCGCAGCTGTTTGCCGCCGGCATGGTGCCGGGCCTGCTGGCCGGCGTGGCGCTGATCGTGCCGGCCTGGTGGCTGTCGCGCCGCCAGGGCTTCGGCCGGGCCGGGCAGCCGCTGCCGCGTCCGCCGTTCTGGCGCAGCCTGCGCGAGGCCAGCTGGGGCCTGGTCACGCCCGTGCTGATCCTGGGCGGCATGCGCGCGGGCTGGTTCACGCCGACCGAGGCAGCGGTCGTCGCGGCGGTCTATGTGCTGGGCATCGGCCTGCTGGTGCACCGCACCATCGTCTGGCGCGACCTGTACGACATCTTTGCCGATGCCGCCGTGGTATCGGCCGTCATCCTGGTGATCCTGGGGCTGGCCGGCGTGTTCGCCTACTGCATACAGACGCTGGGCATCGTCGATCCCGTCGTCGCCTGGTTCGCCGCCAGCGGCTGGAGCAGCCTCGTGACCCTGGCGGTCGTGCTGCTGGTGCTCAAGCTGGTGGGCATGTTCCTGGACGGCGTGTCGGTGTTCATGGTGTTCCTGCCGCTGCTGGTGCCGCTGATCCAGCTCTTCGGCTGGGACCCGGTCTGGTTCGGCGTGCTGGTGACCATGGTCATCGCGCTGGGGCAGTTCACGCCGCCGCTGGCCGTGAACCTGCTCGTGGCCTGCCGCATCTGCCAGGTGCCGGTGGAGCAGACCCTGCCCTGGGTGGGCTGGTTCTTCCTGAGTTTCGCGCTGGCCATCGCCGCCGTGCTGGCCTGGCCCGCGCTGGCGCTGTGGCTGCCCCGGGTCGCCGGCTACTGA